Proteins encoded within one genomic window of Lampris incognitus isolate fLamInc1 chromosome 1, fLamInc1.hap2, whole genome shotgun sequence:
- the LOC130111351 gene encoding secretory carrier-associated membrane protein 1-like, whose product MSDFDSNPFADPDFSNPFQDPSVTQVTQSAPPGGLEEYNPFTDARTAPPGNAPKSTPTPSQNTQPAIMKPTEEPPAYSQIQAQDQARAQAELLRRQEELEKKAAELDRRERELQSHGAAGGRKNNWPPLPEMFPVGPCFYHDIAVDIPVEFQKTVKIMYNLWMCE is encoded by the exons ATGTCCGATTTTGACAGCAACCCGTTCGCGGACCCAGACTTCAGCAATCCCTTCCAG GATCCCTCGGTGACACAAGTGACCCAGTCTGCCCCTCCTGGTGGACTGGAGGAGTATAACCCTTTCACTGATGCCAGAACG GCACCTCCAGGAAATGCCCCCAAATCCACTCCTACCCCTTCCCAAAACACACAGCCTGCCATCATGAAGCCCACAGAAGAGCCGCCAGCTTACTCACAGATACAGGCTCAG GACCAGGCACGTGCTCAGGCCGAGCTGTTGAGGAGGCAGGAAGAGTTGGAGAAGAAGGCGGCAGAACTTGATCGTCGGGAGAGGGAGTTACAATCCCATGGAGCTGCAGGAG GTCGTAAGAATAACTGGCCTCCATTGCCAGAGATGTTCCCTGTTGGACCGTGCTTCTACCACGACATTGCAGTGGACATCCCGGTGGAGTTCCAGAAAACGGTCAAGATCATGTACAACCTCTGGATGTGTGAGTAG